DNA from Halobaculum sp. XH14:
ACCGCCGCGACGCGCGAGCGGGCGGAATCGTTCGTCGAGGGGCTCGGCAAGACCGCGGTCACCGTCACGGACACGCCCGGCTTCGCGACCTCGCGGCTCGGCGCGATGCAGGGCGTCGAGGCGATCCGGATGCTCCAGGCAGGCGTCGCCGGTCCGCGCGACATCGACGCCGGGATGGAACTGGGGTATCGGCACCCGATGGGTCCGATCGAACTCACCGACGTCGTCGGCCTCGACGTCCGCCTCGACATCCTCGAGCACCTCCGAGAGGAACTCGGCGAGCGATTCGCGCCGCCGCCGCTGCTCCGCCGGAAAGTCCGTGCCGGAAAGCTCGGCCGCAAGACCGGCGAGGGGTTCTACGTCTGGGAGGACGGCGAGGTCGTCGGCGTCTCGGGCGGGCACGGAGCCGCGGGCGAACGGGATGTGGACGACGCCGAGACGGGGGGACGATGACGACGCCCGCCGAAGCTGCTGCCGAGGGGAACGAGTTCGTCGCCGCCGAGGTCGGCGGTCGCGGCGAGCACGTGGCGACGGTCACCATCGACCGACCGGACGCGCGGAACGCGCTCAACGCGACCGTCCGGTCCGAACTGAAGTCCGTCTTCGCCGCGATCGCCGAGGACGATTCGGTCCGCGTCGTCGTGTTGACCGGGGGCGAGGACTCGGGCGCGTTCGTCGCGGGCGCGGATGTGACCGAGCTCCACGAGCGGAGCGCCGTCGAACAGCGCGAGGCGAGTTCGTTCCCGCGCGTCTACGAGGTCGTCGCCGAGTGCCCGAAGCCAGTCGTCGCCCGCGTGAACGGCCACGCGCTCGGCGGCGGCTGTGAACTCGCGCAGGCCTGTGACGTTCGCATCGCCGCCGAGGGCGCGAAGCTCGGGCAGCCGGAGATCGGCCTCGGACTCATCCCGGGCGGCGGCGGCACCCAGCGGCTCCCGCGGCTCGTCGGCGAGGGCCAGGCGCTGAAGCTGATCCTGTCGGGCGAACTCGTCGAGGCGACCGAGGCGGCCGAACTCGGCCTCGTCGAGGAAGCGGTCCCCGAAGGGGAACTCGACGGCCGCGTCGACGACCTCGCCGGGGCGATCGCCGAGAAGAGCCCGCTGGCCGTCCGACGCGCGAAGCAAGCGGTTCGGGGCGGAGCGGATCGATCGTTGCGACAGGGACTGGCTTACGAGCGCGAACTGTTCGTCGGCCTGTTCGACAGCCACGACAAGAACGAGGGCATCGGCGCGTTCCTCGAGGACCGGGAGCCCGACTGGCGTGGCGAGTGAACGGGGGGAGCCGAGCGACGGGGAGGCCCTCGTGACCGCCGGCCAGTGGATGGTGGTCAATCGACGGGCTGCTGGTGATGACGGCCGTTCGGCCCGTTCAGGCTCGATCGGTCGGCTCCGCCACTGCTCCGGGTCGTGGGTCCTGTTCACGAGGCTGCCACACGACTTATGCGGCGGCCGTCGGAACGCGGGTCCATGCGTCGACGACAGCTACTCGGGGGGGCCGGCATCGCACTGACGACGGCGACGGCGGGCTGTCTCGGATTCATCACGGGCGAGCAGTCGCTCTCGTTCGCCGCGGAACCGGCCGTGGCCGCGGAGAGCACGGTCGGCGAGACCGATTACGAGACGGAGGGGCCACAGGCACGGACGCAAACACGGGAGTTCACCGTGGCGGGCCAGACGCGCGAGGTCGAGGTGACCAACCGGATCACGACCTACCAGAAGACCGTCGACAACCCGCTCTTCGGCGAGGCGCGCCTCGCCGTGTTCGCGGCCATCTCCAGCCCGAAGGTGACGGTCGCGGGCCAGACGCTCAACCCGGTGGAAGACTACTCGAACGAGAAGCTGGTCTCGCTGCTCACGAGCCAGTACGAGGGGTTAGACGAGCCCACCCGCGTGGACGGCCGGACCGTCCGAACGCTCGGCAGCGACGTCGAGCTCGACAAGTTCGAGGCGACCGCGACCGTCGACGGCCAGGAGGTCGACGTGTACATCCACGTCGGTCGAACCGAACACGAGGATGACTTCGTCATCCCGATGGGGATGTACCCCAAGCGGCGGGAGAGCGAGGAGCGGCCGACCGTCGTCTCGCTAACCGAGAGCCTGGAACACCCCGCCTGATCCGGGTTCGGGTGAATTCGGACCCGGTTGACCCATAGCTATATACGTCAGACGCTCCCTACCGTATGGCGAGGTAAGCGCGAATGGCGAAAGGAACGGTCGCATTCTTCAACGACACGGGCGGTTACGGCTTCATCGAAAGCGAGGACGCGGACGAGGACGTCTTCTTCCACATGGAGGACGTCGGCGGTCCGGACCTCGAGGAAGGGCAGGAGGTGGAGT
Protein-coding regions in this window:
- a CDS encoding enoyl-CoA hydratase/isomerase family protein translates to MTTPAEAAAEGNEFVAAEVGGRGEHVATVTIDRPDARNALNATVRSELKSVFAAIAEDDSVRVVVLTGGEDSGAFVAGADVTELHERSAVEQREASSFPRVYEVVAECPKPVVARVNGHALGGGCELAQACDVRIAAEGAKLGQPEIGLGLIPGGGGTQRLPRLVGEGQALKLILSGELVEATEAAELGLVEEAVPEGELDGRVDDLAGAIAEKSPLAVRRAKQAVRGGADRSLRQGLAYERELFVGLFDSHDKNEGIGAFLEDREPDWRGE
- a CDS encoding DUF6517 family protein encodes the protein MRRRQLLGGAGIALTTATAGCLGFITGEQSLSFAAEPAVAAESTVGETDYETEGPQARTQTREFTVAGQTREVEVTNRITTYQKTVDNPLFGEARLAVFAAISSPKVTVAGQTLNPVEDYSNEKLVSLLTSQYEGLDEPTRVDGRTVRTLGSDVELDKFEATATVDGQEVDVYIHVGRTEHEDDFVIPMGMYPKRRESEERPTVVSLTESLEHPA
- a CDS encoding cold-shock protein, encoding MAKGTVAFFNDTGGYGFIESEDADEDVFFHMEDVGGPDLEEGQEVEFDIEQADKGPRATNLQRL